A DNA window from Setaria viridis chromosome 2, Setaria_viridis_v4.0, whole genome shotgun sequence contains the following coding sequences:
- the LOC117846092 gene encoding uncharacterized protein, with translation MERDDGYTKLQQLPCSDNFSLAASSSWPSPQIRSSSSATSHICGYCKREFRSAQGLGGHMNVHRLDRARLIHHQCSSHHHLALAAPPPNPNPSRAVVELMSSGCRAHGAASDGGSAVPPAAKPGVCRFSLASSSSALTKDIEAIKNLELRMGACSHGDDAEERLDLELRLGHS, from the coding sequence ATGGAGAGAGATGATGGCTACACCAAGCTTCAGCAGCTACCTTGCAGCGACAACTTCAGCTTGGCCGCCTCCTCTTCATGGCCGTCGCCACAGATAAGGTCGTCGTCCTCCGCGACGTCCCACATCTGCGGGTATTGCAAGAGGGAGTTCAGGTCAGCACAAGGGCTGGGAGGTCACATGAACGTCCACAGGTTGGACAGGGCCAGGCTGATCCACCACCAGTGCTCCTCACACCACCATCTAGCTCTTGCTGCTCCCcctccaaaccctaaccctagtcGCGCAGTTGTTGAACTCATGAGCTCAGGTTGTCGCGCGCACGGTGCTGCCAGCGATGGAGGCTCGGCTGTGCCGCCAGCGGCAAAGCCGGGCGTCTGCCGTTTCTCCttggcatcgtcgtcgtccgccTTGACAAAGGACATCGAGGCGATCAAGAACTTGGAGTTGAGGATGGGAGCGTGCAGCCATGGCGACGACGCGGAAGAGCGTCTGGATCTAGAGCTAAGACTTGGCCACTCCTGA